The following are encoded in a window of candidate division WOR-3 bacterium genomic DNA:
- the kbl gene encoding glycine C-acetyltransferase — protein sequence MAYGRFQEYLQQELNSVKEQGLYKEERYILTPQGADIKVEYPSGAEPKEVLNFCANNYLGLSSHPKVLQAAREAIDKWGYGMSSVRFICGTQDIHRTLERKISEFLKTDATILYSSCFDANGGLFEALLNEQDAIISDQLNHASVIDGIRLCKAERFRYAHSDMKELEEHLKNTQKHRFRMIATDGVFSMDGDIAKLPDICELADKYDALVMIDDSHATGFIGKTGRGTHEYCGVMDRIDIITTTFGKAMGGASGGCTSGRKEIIEMLRQRSRPYLFSNTLSPIIAATTVQVIDMLSETTALRDKLERNTMYFRKEMTERGFDIKPGIHPIVPIMLYDAKLSQDFARDLYYEGIYVIGFFYPVVPKGQARIRVQISAAHEKEHIDKAIEAFTKVGKKYNVIK from the coding sequence ATGGCATATGGAAGATTTCAAGAATATCTACAACAAGAATTAAATTCCGTAAAAGAGCAAGGTTTGTATAAAGAAGAAAGATATATTTTAACACCTCAAGGAGCAGATATTAAAGTTGAATATCCTTCTGGTGCTGAGCCAAAAGAAGTCTTAAACTTTTGTGCCAATAACTATCTGGGATTATCCAGTCATCCCAAAGTTCTTCAAGCCGCCCGTGAAGCGATTGATAAATGGGGTTATGGAATGTCATCTGTTAGATTTATCTGTGGAACGCAAGACATCCACCGCACTTTAGAACGAAAAATCAGTGAATTTCTTAAGACCGATGCGACAATTCTATACTCATCATGTTTTGATGCCAATGGCGGTTTATTTGAAGCCTTGCTTAATGAACAAGATGCTATAATTTCCGACCAGTTAAATCATGCTTCAGTAATTGATGGCATTAGATTATGTAAAGCCGAAAGATTTCGTTATGCCCATTCTGATATGAAAGAACTTGAAGAACACTTAAAGAATACCCAAAAACACCGTTTCCGAATGATTGCTACTGATGGAGTTTTTTCAATGGATGGTGATATCGCAAAATTACCTGATATTTGTGAACTGGCAGATAAATATGATGCCTTAGTAATGATTGATGATTCTCATGCTACTGGTTTTATTGGCAAAACAGGTCGGGGAACACACGAATATTGTGGTGTAATGGACAGAATAGATATAATCACTACAACTTTTGGTAAAGCAATGGGTGGTGCGTCTGGAGGATGCACATCAGGAAGAAAAGAAATTATTGAAATGCTTCGTCAGCGGTCAAGGCCCTATCTGTTTTCTAACACCCTTTCACCAATTATCGCAGCAACAACTGTCCAAGTAATTGATATGCTTTCCGAAACAACTGCTCTACGAGACAAACTTGAAAGAAATACGATGTATTTTCGAAAAGAAATGACTGAACGCGGTTTTGACATAAAACCCGGCATACACCCGATTGTGCCAATTATGTTATATGATGCAAAACTTTCGCAAGATTTTGCCCGAGATCTATACTATGAAGGTATTTACGTGATTGGATTTTTCTATCCGGTGGTTCCTAAAGGACAAGCAAGAATCCGAGTCCAAATCTCTGCGGCTCATGAAAAAGAACATATTGATAAAGCAATCGAAGCATTCACTAAAGTCGGTAAAAAATATAATGTAATAAAATAA